The sequence CCGCCTCTGGCTTTTGGTAGTGATGATTTATCAATTACACCGCTAAGAGCGGGAGAAATCATCAACTGGTCGATTGAATTTTAAAAAAACGGCCCTCCCCCATAAAATCCGGCGGGAGGACTTTTAATTTCTACCTTTTAATAAGGCTGAAGAGGCGCATCGCCCTGATCATCAACATCAAATTCCAAATCGTATTCGTCTTCCGGCAAATTGCCATCGTAGACTAGATATTTGCGGTGTTGAAGATAAGCATTTTTGAAAAACTCGTAACGGTCGACAGCGGCCTCCGAGGCGATTTTTTCTGCCGTCAAATGATCAGCACGTTTGTCTATGGCATTGAGACCGAATAAGCCGGAAGTGATAATTCCACTATCAAGATAACTGATAGGATTCATAGCTGCATCACCGGCGGCGCCGCTTACACCTCTAGGCGTGCTGGAACCGAACAGGGGAATAACCAGATAAGGCCCGGTTGGTACGCCCCACACTCCCAAAGTCTGATCAAAGTCCTCATCATGCTTGGGTAAATCGATCATCGTTGCCACGTCAATTAATCCGCC comes from Methylicorpusculum oleiharenae and encodes:
- a CDS encoding MlaA family lipoprotein, which translates into the protein MNKRRITSGLLGLVIISTVAGCSSIRTSNDPRDPLENWNRKVQTFNDNIDKYFMKPVGQGYQWVMPSFADQAVTNFFSNINDIGVTINDLMQLKVAQSGSDGARFIVNSVAGLGGLIDVATMIDLPKHDEDFDQTLGVWGVPTGPYLVIPLFGSSTPRGVSGAAGDAAMNPISYLDSGIITSGLFGLNAIDKRADHLTAEKIASEAAVDRYEFFKNAYLQHRKYLVYDGNLPEDEYDLEFDVDDQGDAPLQPY